A single region of the Cherax quadricarinatus isolate ZL_2023a chromosome 11, ASM3850222v1, whole genome shotgun sequence genome encodes:
- the LOC138852561 gene encoding uncharacterized protein encodes MNPIQYSVGGVCEEERRLHPCVCRNNPPAVNDANIMRLLELIRANQIRQEQMICELMGLLGARSTQPPTHPYGDAVATPPTNETSPRPHVDVETVPPTQVVDVNAFIQDIVTPTHAEIDPSPQSHMSGECVSSCYCDKCVWSEMEYFMTNSQPSSCMDEDSPIYYPPASPINYPPASPDEDSPIYYPPASPPEVYCITDEEEDDDPEQNAQKFYKRRKITLR; translated from the exons ATGAATCCAATTCAGTACTCCGTTGGAGGTGTCTGCGAGGAGGAGAGAAGACTGCATCCCTGTGTATGTCGGAATAATCCACCTGCGGTAAATG atGCGAATATAATGCggttgttggaacttattcgcgcAAATCAAATCCGACAGGAGCAAATGATTTGCGAGTTGATGGGATTGTTAGGAGCGAGATCCACCCAGCCTCCTACCCATCCATATGGAGATGCTGTTGCTACCCCTCCTACCAACGAGACTTCTCCCCGACCTCATGTGGATGTTGAGACTGTGCCTCCTACTCAGGTGGTTGATGTTAACGCTTTTATCCAGGATATTGTAACTCCTACCCACGCCGAGATCGACCCTTCTCCCCAGTCTCATATGAGTGGAGAatgtgttagtagttgttattGCGATAAATGCGTATGGAGCGAGATGGAATATTTTATGACAAATTCCCAACCTAGTTCATGTATGGATGAGGATTCCCCCATTTATTATCCACCAGCTTCCCCCATAAATTATCCACCAGCTTCCCCGGATGAGGATTCCCCCATTTATTATCCACCAGCTTCCCCCCCAGAAGTTTATTGTATAACAGATGAGGAAGAAGACGACGACcctgaacaaaatgcacagaaattctacaagagaagaaaaattactctacgttga